From the genome of Nicotiana sylvestris chromosome 2, ASM39365v2, whole genome shotgun sequence, one region includes:
- the LOC138885203 gene encoding uncharacterized protein, with product METTGTNKITRLHELEEFRFQAFESARLYKERMKLMHDKNILDRNFKPRDLVLLYNKRLRLFPGKLKSQWLGPFRVVQLFLSGAGEIESEDGTNKFTVNGQRLKHYLGMAEEKGNRVIITLGEPQCADEE from the coding sequence ATGGAGACAACAGGTACTAACAAAATCACTAGGTTACATGAGCTAGAGGAATTCAGGTTCCAGGCCTTTGAGAGTGCtagattatacaaagaaaggatgaaacTAATGCATGATAAGAACATCTTGGATCGAAACTTCAAACCCAGAGATCTAGTGTTGTTATACAACAAGAGATTGAGATTGTTCCCCGGTAAGTTAAAGTCCCAATGGTTAGGACCCTTCAGAGTGGTGCAATTGTTCTTGAGTGGAGCTGGAGAGATTGAATCAGAAGATGGGACAAACAAGTTCACAGTaaatgggcaaaggttgaaacattaccttggCATGGCTGAAGAAAAAGGGAATAGAGTGATAATCACTTTGGGAGAGCCCCAGTGCGCGGATGAGGAGTGA
- the LOC138885202 gene encoding uncharacterized protein, translating to MAQKMSDPSSFTILCTIGSYAFAKELCDLGASINLMPLAVYTKLGIGRARPTSMLLQLADRTVKRPTGILDDVLVQVGKFVFPADFVILDCQVDEEIPIILGRPFLATGRALIDCETGELKMRLNNEEVIFNVQQSMRRPSEYANCSLVEAVDVILQEDDVTLTAKEPLEACLTNLEEMDGEGLAEWVMALKAKYSGKGNLSSSPLNVQVEQLLSVLQESKTAIGWTMADIKGISPTFCMHKFLLEEGHKPSREHQRRLNPNMKEVVKKEAIKWLEARIIFPISDSNWEEIVLGHRVSSKGIEVDHAKVDVIEKLPTPTSVKVVRSFLGHAGFAFEELKKRLVTALIIVAPNWEQPFELLCDASDYAIGAVLGQRQGKLMHPIYYASRTLSDAQLNYTVTEKEMLVVVFAFDKFRSYLIGSKIIVYTDHAAIRYLIEKKESKPRLIHWVLLLQEFNLEIRDRKGTENQVADHL from the exons ATGGCTCAAAAGATGTCTGACCCAAGTAGCTTCACTATTCTATGCACGATTGGGagttatgcctttgcaaaggAATTATGTGATTTAGGAgccagcataaatttgatgcctctgGCTGTATACACCAAACTGGGCATTGGCAGAGCTAGACCGACTTCGATGTTACTGCAACTGGCTGACCGCACGGTAAAAAGGCCTACTGGAattcttgatgatgtgttggtgcaagtgGGGAAGTTCGTGTTCCCTGCAGACTTTGTTATTCTGGATTGTCAGGTAGATGAGGAGATACCTATCATTTTAGGTAGGCCATTTTTGGCCACTGGGAGAGCCCTGATCGATTGTGAGACTGGAGAATTAAAAATGAGACTGAACAatgaagaagtcatattcaatGTTCAGCAATCTATGAGGAGACCCAGTGAATATGCTAATTGCTCTCTAGTGGAGGCAGTGGATGTGATCCTGCAAGAAGATGATGTAACCCTGACTGCTAAAGAACCACTGGAGGCATGTCTGACaaatttagaagaaatggatggtgaaGGGTTGGCTGAGTGGGTCATGGCACTGAAGGCCAAGTATTCTGGAAAAGGGAACCTcagttcgagtcccttga atgtgcaggtagaacagcTCTTATCGGTACTGCAGGAAAGCAAGACTGCCATTggctggaccatggcagacataaagggtatTAGCCCAACCTTCTGTATGCATAAGTTTCTCttggaagaagggcacaaaccttcTAGAGAACATCAACGAAGGCTGAACCCGAACATGAAAGAGGTAGTAAAGAAGGAAGCGATTAAATGGTTAGAAGCGAgaatcatcttccccatctctgatagcaatTGG GAAGAGATAGTCCTGGGACATCGAGTGTccagtaaaggaattgaggtcGACCATGCTAAGGTTGATGTGATTGAGAAACTACCAACGCCCACTTCAGTCAAGGTGgtgagaagtttccttgggcacgccgg gttcgcatttgaggagctgaaaaagagattggtgactgcactcatcattgttgcacccaactgggagcaaccatttgagctcTTGTGCGACGCAAGTGACTATGccataggagcagtcttggggCAGCGACAGGGTAAACTGATGCACCCAATTTATTATGCAAGCAGAACGTTGAGCGATGCACAACTTAATTACACTGTGACTGAAAAAGAGATGTTGGTTGTTGTTTTTGCATTCGACAAATTTAGGTCATACTTGATTGGCTCGAAAATTATTGTTTACACTGACCATGCAGCAATTAGGTACCTGATagaaaagaaggagtcaaagccaCGCTTGATTCACTGGGTTCTTCTGTTACAAGAATTCAATCTGGAAATACGTGACCGTAAAGggacagagaaccaagtagctgaccacCTTTAA